From a region of the Natranaerovirga pectinivora genome:
- a CDS encoding reverse transcriptase domain-containing protein, whose protein sequence is MPTVKDKTIQIATKKILEAIYEPEFIESSMGYRKNRGAKQAVEYLGKELNFGKYTYIVEADIKGFFDNVNHQWLKRMLEEKVRDKRIITLIEKWLKAGIIFTFRWEKSRKGKDIITHKTSKKGFKRTIQKFKEWIRKNRHCRLMKMFKELNTKLRGYYNYYGTIGNSKKITQVYRIVIGTLYKWLNRRSQRKSFIWGAFGKVIKRYKLLKPYIASRYQQTTIKISC, encoded by the coding sequence ATACCAACGGTAAAAGATAAAACTATACAAATTGCAACAAAGAAAATACTAGAAGCCATATATGAACCTGAGTTTATAGAAAGTAGTATGGGATATCGAAAAAACCGAGGCGCAAAACAGGCAGTAGAATATCTAGGAAAAGAACTGAACTTCGGAAAATACACCTATATAGTAGAAGCTGATATCAAGGGATTCTTTGATAATGTCAATCATCAATGGTTAAAAAGAATGCTAGAAGAAAAAGTTAGAGACAAAAGAATAATAACATTAATAGAAAAATGGCTCAAAGCTGGCATTATATTTACTTTCAGATGGGAAAAGTCAAGAAAAGGAAAAGATATAATCACCCATAAGACTAGTAAAAAAGGATTCAAAAGGACCATACAAAAGTTCAAAGAATGGATAAGGAAAAATAGACATTGTCGTTTAATGAAAATGTTTAAAGAACTAAATACAAAACTACGTGGCTACTATAATTACTATGGAACAATAGGAAATAGCAAAAAAATAACCCAAGTATATAGAATAGTAATAGGAACTCTATATAAGTGGTTAAATAGACGTAGTCAAAGAAAAAGTTTTATATGGGGAGCGTTTGGGAAAGTAATAAAAAGATATAAGCTCTTAAAACCCTATATAGCATCAAGATATCAACAAACGACAATAAAGATAAGTTGCTGA
- a CDS encoding GNAT family N-acetyltransferase: MEITVIKGSINYIDDCEEALVNSELGKRYFSEKGKARKALEEGFNKNDIYVAIDNNNNCKGFVWVILNGIFHMHPYVHIIAVKSENRGQGIGKMLLKFIEDVYYKKYSKLFLVVSDFNPDAKRLYKDIGYSVIGDIPNLYRQGITECLMMKSKE; this comes from the coding sequence ATGGAAATAACAGTCATAAAGGGAAGTATAAATTATATAGATGATTGTGAGGAGGCATTAGTAAATTCAGAACTGGGAAAAAGATATTTTTCAGAAAAGGGAAAAGCTCGAAAAGCATTAGAAGAAGGATTTAACAAAAATGATATATATGTCGCAATAGACAATAATAACAACTGTAAAGGATTTGTATGGGTTATATTAAATGGAATCTTCCATATGCATCCTTATGTACATATTATTGCTGTCAAAAGTGAAAATCGTGGTCAGGGAATAGGAAAAATGCTCTTAAAATTTATTGAGGATGTTTATTATAAAAAATATTCAAAACTATTTTTGGTAGTATCCGATTTTAATCCGGATGCAAAAAGATTGTACAAAGATATAGGATATTCAGTAATTGGTGATATACCTAACTTATACAGACAAGGTATAACGGAATGTTTGATGATGAAGTCAAAAGAATAA
- a CDS encoding HAD family hydrolase: protein MKAVILDMYGVILKDPGEGFYTYVNRTFPNLSSRDIYQHWDKADVGEISSLEVLKRLGFKGDLEKIEKEYLDTVDIDESFYEFATNIKKNYKLALISNDSSEWSRYFRDKYKVNDYFDAITISGDLKIKKPDERIFKYTLEKLGCLASDCTYIDDRRYNLAAAESLGMETILFNSRNVQYEGKTVVNFKELENMLAKL from the coding sequence GTGAAGGCAGTAATATTAGATATGTATGGGGTAATCTTAAAAGACCCAGGAGAAGGTTTTTATACATATGTGAATCGAACATTTCCTAATTTAAGTTCACGTGATATATATCAGCATTGGGATAAAGCAGATGTAGGAGAAATATCTTCTTTAGAAGTTTTAAAAAGACTAGGATTTAAAGGTGATTTGGAGAAAATTGAAAAAGAATATTTGGATACAGTGGATATTGATGAATCATTTTATGAATTTGCTACAAATATAAAGAAAAATTACAAGTTGGCTTTAATATCAAACGATTCAAGTGAATGGAGCAGGTATTTTCGAGATAAATATAAAGTTAATGATTATTTTGATGCCATAACAATAAGTGGAGATCTAAAAATAAAAAAGCCTGATGAACGAATATTTAAGTACACGCTTGAAAAACTCGGTTGTTTAGCGTCAGATTGTACTTATATAGATGATAGAAGATATAATTTAGCGGCAGCAGAATCCCTTGGTATGGAAACTATATTATTTAATAGTAGGAATGTTCAATATGAAGGAAAGACCGTTGTGAATTTTAAAGAACTCGAAAATATGCTTGCAAAATTATAA